In Plasmodium gaboni strain SY75 chromosome 8, whole genome shotgun sequence, one DNA window encodes the following:
- a CDS encoding plasmepsin X, protein MKRISPLNTVFYLSLFFSYTFKGLKCTRIYKIGTKALPCSECHDIFDCTGCLFEEKESSHVIPLKLNKKKPTDHKKLQKHHESLKLGDVKYYVNRGEGISGSLGTSSGNTLDDMDLINEEINKKRTSTQLDEKNFLDFTKYNKNNKAHDISDHLSEIQKHVYEQDVEKGNNTYKNDKYNTNNKYNTNDKYNTNNKYNTNNKDNPSDSSIEKNFIALENKNATVEKTQENVFLVPLKHLRDSQFVGELLVGTPPQTIYPIFDTGSTNVWVVTTACEEESCKKVRRYDPNKSKTFRRSFIEKNLHIVFGSGSISGSVGTDTFMLGKHRVRNQTFGLVESESSDNKNNVDNIFDYISFEGIVGLGFPGMLSAGNIPFFDNLLKQNPNVDPQFSFYISPNDGKSTLIIGGISKSFYEGDIYMLPVLKESYWEVKLDELYIGKERICCDEESYVIFDTGTSYNTMPSSQMKTFLNLIHSTACTEQNYKDILKSYPIIKYVFGELIIELHPEEYMILNDDVCMPAYMQIDVPSERNHAYLLGSLSFMRNFFTVFVRGTESRPSMVGIARAKSSN, encoded by the coding sequence atgAAACGCATTAGCCCTCTAAACACCGTTTTTTATTTAagtttatttttttcatacaCATTTAAAGGGTTAAAATGCACcagaatatataaaatcGGAACGAAAGCGTTACCATGTTCTGAGTGTCACGATATATTTGATTGTACTGGATGTTTATTCGAAGAAAAAGAGTCTTCCCATGTGATACCTTTAAAATTAAACAAGAAGAAACCAACTgatcataaaaaattacaaaaacATCATGAGTCTCTAAAATTGGGGGACgtaaaatattatgtaaataGAGGAGAAGGAATATCCGGAAGTTTAGGAACTTCATCTGGTAATACATTAGATGATATGgatttaataaatgaagaaataaataaaaaacgAACAAGTACACAATTAGATGAGAAAAACTTTTTAGATTTTACTAagtataataaaaataataaagcACATGATATATCTGACCATTTATCTGAAATTCAGAAACATGTGTATGAACAAGATGTTGAAAAGGGGAATAAtacttataaaaatgataaatataatacaaataataaatataatacaaatgataaatataatacaaataataaatataatacaaataataaagacAATCCAAGTGACAGTTCGATTGAAAAGAATTTTATTGctttagaaaataaaaatgcTACAGTAGAAAAAACACAAGAAAATGTTTTTCTAGTACCCTTAAAACATTTAAGAGATAGTCAGTTTGTAGGTGAATTATTAGTTGGTACCCCCCCTCAAACTATATATCCAATATTTGATACAGGAAGTACAAATGTATGGGTAGTGACAACAGCTTGTGAAGAAGAGTCTTGTAAAAAGGTTCGAAGATATGATCCTAATAAATCAAAAACGTTTAGAAGATCatttatagaaaaaaatttacacATTGTCTTTGGATCTGGTTCTATATCCGGTTCTGTGGGTACAGATACATTTATGTTAGGAAAGCATAGAGTAAGAAATCAGACATTTGGATTAGTCGAGAGTGAATCaagtgataataaaaataatgtagataatatatttgattaTATATCCTTTGAAGGTATAGTAGGTTTAGGATTTCCAGGTATGTTATCAGCTGGCAATATACcattttttgataatttattaaaacaGAATCCAAATGTGGATCCTcaattttctttttatatatctcCTAATGATGGCAAGTCAACATTAATAATTGGTGGAATTAGTAAATCGTTTTATGAGGgggatatatatatgttgcCAGTATTAAAAGAATCATATTGGGAAGTAAAATTAgatgaattatatataggCAAAGAAAGAATATGTTGTGATGAAGAAAGTTACGTTATATTTGACACAGGAACATCTTATAATACAATGCCTAGTAGTCAAATgaaaacatttttaaatttaatacATTCAACTGCATGTACTGAACAAAACTAcaaagatatattaaaatcatatcctataattaaatatgtttttGGTGAACTAATCATTGAATTACATCCAGAAGAATATATGATTTTAAATGATGATGTATGTATGCCTGCCTATATGCAAATAGATGTACCCTCAGAAAGAAACCACGCATACTTATTAGGAAGTTTATCTTTTATGAGAAATTTTTTTACGGTATTTGTACGAGGCACAGAAAGTAGACCTTCTATGGTTGGAATAGCAAGAGCAAAAAGTAGtaactaa
- a CDS encoding putative AP-3 complex subunit delta, whose translation MDNSFIELIKDIKKDDSIKNLEKNYQKCISYLKELDKKKSSDKLFSMNSVIKEKSLILLKLLYLQMFGKKIDKEHNFSVIELLTCNKYFLKRRGFFFLNNISDNDDIIFLCINLFKKELYKDSISSSEYNSKGIVLSSLSNIGAKLIKENINIFNNNTNNSNNINSMNSFHGNNFFESSNDGNKKNNLTSILQVINKNNDEKIFNTFLILNSISNICTDIMSCNLYNDIFFLLNNSNVYIRKKTILCFYKLVVSNLSILNTFFDIIKKNFIALYNNENPSYEKLPYDQVDYTFRNNTCLCCLIINVLAEIFSYLERRQRTYDIQQVKGGEYKEGAFNLSTNNNNKKKNQQVNIIPTENDNNIKNNSDNNKNNNSDNNKNNNSDNNNIKNNSDNNNIKNNSDNNNIKNNSDNNNNNNHCDYNHCDDNYNNSTDEHAISNYLKKFLSFVPFIYNLLNERLSIIDNWKIIKFIKFINKLVKYEYRIYKKFLPIIIHIFFTNKAKSVIFECYNFILFNYKKNYNVHMPNVDSYINMSLSSQNMDTSNNMNIHDNSDIFNNTYNNNNNNILINDNRDSDNHDSDNHNSDHHNILPNSSHNKKMNNNSEEFLLSQENINTHNIEENNNKKKNNVDDTPFDKFLFYCFKQLLSSFFTDDRNIVYMTTNLYKYLFIIPDIYEYFIRYNLLNEFSRNILKNFYHKDITIRKKLLYILYYLINEQNFQQIVYSILIYLYNHNNNYIDSDHNVKVKPFDYVDEYIHVILNYCINNLNHLPNVNVYIFILFYLLCLKNHTKENEILEQIHKINKQLNITHMTTNFLSCIFIITYALGFIKDTMQRNDDIYVKNNKLEINKLLFTKDIRNDINDNDDHHHNIIKQKNIDTYNISYNHIQMPNTVTDVICPPIHINKEKENFKNKSYYENEHNYYFLEIISNYQDKYEYILINDIYNLKKEIKNFNILNKYDVFEYIIIILKLYDKIYPDVHYMQGVLDKSNNDDPLYLKRKMNEEYQNVQDKYVHVEEKYVHVEEKYVHVESKCDDKNIQIYKDNNIKTCEYFLKYNRLDHIKIESYEYIIYFITIYLEETYDKIKEFKDMIFLKIFFFTLYLFFISFNSANILWNVIKIFMFFFQFEENYSLILFYFYRCYIHVNYLIEKKNDVYNLDICILIKNILSLLLNTKKENYKNFNFYNYFVNTILYSQQNEENHFDLNKPFKYDDSFFFINTELNKGKSETTNKKHKNIKNKEKQTKKNIQTSITNELHMLKNKYKEYKEKWINTFPFYIIYQNDHFKLYFKHQKDNNELILYIHLKNDTFILYNFNLYTSFNLINYNILDKHNSDYSNINDDMENNFYKYNITNQNMDTYSNHHVNNKNYIQIKNINMSIFISIKYDNLMSDIKFCYEYFLNTDKLKNNGLLIIPHVKMDPLNLSMQDFKKINNINAVLRNINYQITTEKNCNIYKLLFSYFLFLSQYLNISFLNMNNIFVNLKNEVHMNELRIIFCICRSADTSESTKRHNIILLLNVQPQKKEESDMSYIYSIYIKMKILNNSQDDSNKLLDYFEFYINQLFLQKIKNSHFLF comes from the exons ATGGATAATAGTTTTATtgaattaataaaagatataaaaaaagatgaCAGTATTAAGAATCTAGAAAAGAATTATCAGAAATGTATTAGTTATTTGAAAGAACTAGATAAGAAGAAATCGAGTGATAAGTTGTTTTCAATGAATTCTGTTATTAAAGAGAAATCtttgatattattaaaattattatatttacaaatgTTTGGAAAGAAAATTGATAAGGAACATAATTTTTCTGTGATTGAATTATTGACatgtaataaatattttttaaaaagacgtggttttttttttttgaataatataagtgataatgatgatataatatttttatgtataaatttatttaagaaagaattatataaagattCAATAAGTTCATCAGAATATAATTCAAAAGGTATAGTATTAAGTTCTTTATCGAATATAGGTGCAAAGTtgataaaagaaaatattaatatctttaataataatacaaacAATAGTAACAATATTAACAGTATGAATAGTTTTCATGGTAATAATTTCTTTGAATCATCAAACGatggaaataaaaaaaataatttgaCATCCATACTTCAAGtcataaataaaaacaatgatgaaaaaatttttaatacatttttaattttaaatagTATAAGTAATATATGTACTGATATTATGAGTTGTAATTTATACAATGATATATTCTTTctattaaataattcaaatgtatatattagaaagaaaactattttatgtttttataaattagTAGTATCAAATTTAAGTATTttaaatacattttttgatataataaaaaaaaattttatcgcactttataataatgaaaatcCATCTTATGAAAAATTACCATATGATCAAGTCGACTATACATTTAGAAATAATACTTGTTTGTGTTGTTTAATAATTAATGTGCTCGCAGAGATATTTTCATATCTTGAGAGAAGACAAAGGACATATGACATTCAACAAGTTAAAGGGGGTGAATATAAAGAGGGGGCATTTAATTTATCaactaataataataataaaaaaaaaaaccaaCAAGTTAATATAATACCCACcgaaaatgataataatataaaaaataatagtgataataataaaaataataatagtgataataataaaaataataatagtgataataataatataaaaaataatagtgataataataatataaaaaataatagtgataataataatataaaaaataatagtgataataataataataataaccATTGTGATTATAACCATTgtgatgataattataataattctaCAGATGAACATGCCATTTCtaattatttaaagaaattTTTATCCTTCGttccttttatttataatttattaaatgaaagACTAAGTATTATAGATAACTggaaaataattaaatttattaaatttattaataaattagTCAAGTATGAATAcagaatatataaaaaattcctaccaataattattcatattttctttacAAATAAAGCTAAGAGTGTTATATTTGAatgttataattttatactttttaattataaaaaaaattataatgtTCATATGCCTAATGTAGATAgttatattaatatgtcTTTATCATCTCAAAATATGGACACGtcaaataatatgaacattCATGATAATAgtgatatatttaataatacatataataataataataataatattcttataaatGACAATCGTGATAGTGACAATCACGATAGTGACAATCACAATAGTGATCATCATAATATACTACCAAACAGTAgtcataataaaaagatgAATAACAATTCAGaagaatttttattatcacaagaaaatataaatacacacaatattgaagaaaataataacaaaaaaaaaaataatgttgATGATACACCCTTtgataaatttttattttattgttttaaacaattattatcttctttttttacTGATGATAGaaatattgtttatatgACAACcaatttatataaatatctttttattattccagatatatatgaatattttatacGTTATAATCTCTTGAATGAATTTTcaagaaatatattaaaaaatttttatcacAAAGATATAACTATTAGAAAAAAgttattgtatatattatattatttaataaatgaacaaaattTCCAGCAAATTGTATATAgcatattaatatatttatataatcacaacaataattatattgATAGTGATCATAATGTCAAAGTCAAACCATTTGATTATGTCGATGAATATATTCACGTAATTCTTAATTAttgtattaataatttaaatcATTTGCCAAACGTcaatgtttatatttttatattattttatttattatgtttaaaaaatcatacaaaagaaaatgaaatacTTGAACAAATacacaaaataaataaacaattAAACATAACACACATGACAACCAATTTTTTAAgttgtatttttattataacatatgCATTAGGATTTATAAAGGATACTATGCAAAgaaatgatgatatatatgtaaaaaataataaattagaAATCAATAAATTATTGTTCACAAAAGATATAAGAAATgatattaatgataatgatgaccatcatcataatataataaaacagaaaaatattgatacatataatatttcttataatCATATACAAATGCCTAATACAGTAACAGATGTTATATGTCCTCctatacatattaataaagaaaaagaaaattttaaaaataaatcatattatgaaaatgaacataattattattttcttgaAATAATTTCAAACTATCAAGATAAGTACgaatatatacttataaacgatatttataatttaaaaaaagaaataaaaaatttcaatatattaaataaatatgatgtatttgaatatattattattattttaaaattatatgataaaatatatccTGATGTGCATTACATGCAAGGGGTACTAGACAAATCAAACAATGATGATCCTTTATATCTAAAAAGAAAGATGAATGAAGAATATCAAAATGTGCAAGATAAATATGTACATGTGgaagaaaaatatgtacatgtggaagaaaaatatgtaCATGTGGAATCAAAATGTGATGATAagaatatacaaatatataaagataataatattaaaacatgtgaatattttttaaaatataacagattagatcatataaaaatagaatcatatgaatatataatatattttattactaTTTATTTAGAAGAGACATATGacaaaataaaagaatttaaagatatgatttttttaaaaatatttttttttacattatatttattttttatatcatttaattcagcaaatatattatggaatgtaattaaaatatttatgttcttttttcagtttgaagaaaattattctcttatacttttttatttttatagatGTTATATACATGTCAATTATTTAatagagaaaaaaaatgatgtatataatttggatatatgtattttaataaaaaatatattatctttattattaaatactaaaaaagaaaattataaaaactttaatttttataattattttgttaatacaatattatattcacaacaaaatgaagaaaatcattttgatttaaataaaccttttaaatatgatgattcttttttttttattaatacaGAATTAAATAAAGGAAAATCTGAAACgacaaataaaaaacataaaaatataaaaaataaagagaaacaaacaaaaaaaaatatacaaacTAGTATAACAAATGAATTGCatatgttaaaaaataaatataaagaatataaagaaaaatggATAAATACATTTccattttatataatatatcagAATGAtcattttaaattatatttcaaacatcaaaaagataataatgaattaattttatatatacacttaaaaaatgatacttttatactttataatttcaatttatatacatcatttaatttaataaattataatatattagaCAAACACAATTCTGATTATTCCAATATTAATGATGATATggaaaataatttttataaatataatatcacCAATCAAAACATGGATACTTATTCTAATCATCAtgtgaataataaaaattatatacaaataaaaaatataaatatgtctatttttatatctataaaatatgataatcTTATGTCAGATATAAAATTCTGTTATGAGTATTTTCTTAATACTGACAAGTTGAAAAATAATGGATTGCTCATAATACCGCATGTAAAAATGGATCCTCTAAATCTATCGATGCAAGACTTTAAAAAG atcaataatataaacGCAGTgttaagaaatataaacTACCAAATAACCACAGAGAAAAATTGCAATATTTATAAACTACTCTTCagttattttttattcttatcacaatatttgaatatatcttttttaaacatgaacaatatttttgttaatttaaaaaatgaagtACACATGAATGAATtaagaattattttttgtatttgtAGAAGTGCTGACACAAGCGAAAGCACAAAAAGGC ataatattatcCTACTATTAAATGTGCAACCTCagaaaaaagaagaaagTGATATGtcttatatttatagtatttatataaaaatgaaaattttaaataattcaCAGGATGATAGTAACAAGCTTCTTGattattttgaattttatatcaatcaattatttttacaaaaaattaaaaatagCCACTTTTTATTCTGA